The region TTCCTGAGCATCCAACAAGATTTTGTAACCGGTTTTGAGCAACTTCTGGCGAAGGGCGCTGAATTGGATCTTATTGCTTCTTTAACCATCGGGGTTAACGCAGCCATACTTGCCCTGCTTATAGATAATTTATCCAGATGTAAGATGATGAAGATGGACCTCGAGTATCAGATGATTTGGGAAGAGGCTGTCCGAAAAATAATTCTTCGTGAAGATAACCAGTAACTTACAGGGGGCAGATACACTTGAAACATATTATTATTACAGGAACATCCAGAGGAATCGGCGAATCCCTCGCTAATCAATTAATCAACCCGGCCCATCATCTGATATGCATATCCAGAACGGCTAACGAAGGACTTCTGGCGCGTGCGAAGGAACTGGATTGTCACCTGGATTATTTCAATTATGATTTAACGGATATCCGTGGTATCGAGCAGCTTTGTGAAGAAATATTCAGCAGAATTGAGCTTCGTTCAAACGATGAAGCCGTCTATCTGATCAATAATGCCGCTATGCTGACTCCTGTAAGCCCGATTGATCAGTTAGAGACAGAGCAAATCATAGAGAACCTCCACTTGAATCTGTTAGCACCGATGGTGATTACCTCCAACTTTTTACGGCTTACTAAGCATATGAATGTGGATAAAAGAATCCTGAATATTTCCTCAGCTTCTGCAAAGTACATACTACCCTCACAGAGCGCCTACAGTACTGCGAAAGCGGGTTTAGACTCTTTTACCAAATGTATAGACATAGAACAGAAGCTGGCTACCTATCCGGTAAAAGCAGCAGCAGTGTATCCCGGTATGATCGACACAAGCTTGCAATCGGAAATACGGTCCGTTCCTGCTGATCTGTTCCCCTATGTTAATGAATTCATTCAGCTATCAGAGGAAGGGAGACTGCAATCGCCGGAATACACAGCATCTAAATTAATTGAGATTCTTGTCAGTGAAGAGTTCGGAAAGAATGTTATTATTGAAACCATAGATTAATGTTGAGAGAGGTGATGAGCATCAGTCCCTCCAGAAAAGTAAGCAGCTTCAGCCAGCTTGACGATTTCATGCGATCCGGCGGGTATATGGAAATCCCGGAGAATCGTGTACGGACGCTTCAGGAGCTTATACTTGACTGTCAAGCCAGCTACAGAAGTGAGCACGGCCTCAGCTTGGAATTTGAGTTCCGGCAATGCAGTTTAACTTTAATCTGCACTACTAAAGGCTATTTCGGTTCGCAGCTTGACTTCAACCGCAGAGGACGGAAAGTTACGGGGGTTGACATGCACCTGTGGCAGAACTTCCCGAAATACCTGGCAGAGCTGGGGCTGACCACCGTCAACTGCACGCAGACCAGCAGGAGTATTAGAGCGCAGTTAAGCAACGGATTGACGGTCATTTTCAAACACTCTGCGGAACATAACGATTATCTGCTAGATCGGATCAGTAGCCGTTATAGCAATCAGAGACAACTGAACCGCATCATCGCTGAGCCAATGATCCTGAAGATGGAGAGCATGGGCTGTACGGTCAGCGAATACCTGAAGCAAGGCGGATTCTTCAAGCTGCCGGGGCAGAAGGAACACCCGTTCACGGAACTGCTCACGCTGTGCACCACCAAAGAAAGCCACAGCAGTATCACGGGCACTATATTGGGATTTCAGTTTAAGTGTTGGCTGCTGGAGATTTTTTATGATGAGGAGTTGCAGTTGACAGGCGAGAATATGAAATTCATCGGGGAACACGAAGGGGATGCGAAAGAGGAAGGGCAGCAGGATAACGAATTCCGCACGTGGGGGGATTTCCAGACGTTTGCCCGGCATAACGGCATTCAGATCATAGAGCAATGCCGCAGCCTCGATGTCATGATCGTGTTCCTGGATACGGGGGCCAACGTACATTTTAATTATTCCGAAGAGCTCGGGGATTATGTTGTCACTGTGTTAGAGGGTGACGGAGCGCGCTTACGCGACAGCTATAGGAGAGTCTATAAGGATTAATGCGTTGTATTGATAAAAGGTAAGTGGAAACGGCTTTGCCGTCCTTTTAAGGACGGTACCGTTTCAGCGAGAAAT is a window of Paenibacillus sp. FSL H3-0469 DNA encoding:
- a CDS encoding (S)-benzoin forming benzil reductase, with product MKHIIITGTSRGIGESLANQLINPAHHLICISRTANEGLLARAKELDCHLDYFNYDLTDIRGIEQLCEEIFSRIELRSNDEAVYLINNAAMLTPVSPIDQLETEQIIENLHLNLLAPMVITSNFLRLTKHMNVDKRILNISSASAKYILPSQSAYSTAKAGLDSFTKCIDIEQKLATYPVKAAAVYPGMIDTSLQSEIRSVPADLFPYVNEFIQLSEEGRLQSPEYTASKLIEILVSEEFGKNVIIETID